The region AGATCTTCTGCTTTTTTCATTACCGCTTCATACGACCAGTTTCCGGCCTTAATATCCAATAGCTCATCCCGGTTTTCTACGCGAATATTTAAAGAATTTGTTTTAAAAATCTGTTCACATGACTGTAATAAACGAATGGTGTGCATCATGTTCTTACTGTCATAATTCTGTCCGTGATGTTGATTCACTTTATAGCGGTCTTCATTTCGCTCCGAAACCCATTTCCAGTATTCACGATAATCTTTGCAGTAAGTCGAGTAGGCTTCAAGATTACAGAACAGATAAGCCAACACCTTTTCACCTTTCGGAACCGATGAAACAGATAGCTGATTGGCTTCCTTTCCAGTAAGGATTTTTTGTTAAGACAAAAGAAAATAAATGAAAAATTAAATATCCGTTTAATACTCAGAATTTAGTAATTTGCATCCCATCATTTAATCTAATAAAAAAGAAAAAACTTCCATTACATCAATGTTAGCATACGAACTACAACACAAAATCGATTTCAAGACAAAACCATTAGGAGCATTAGGATTTTTAGAGCAATTGGCCTATAAAATCGGAATGGTTCAGCAGACAACATCTCCAAGATTAATCAAACCTCACATGGTTGTTTTTGCGGCCGATCACGGAATTGCAGCAGCCGGAGTCAGCGCTTATCCACAGGAAGTTACGTATCAAATGGTGATGAATTTTTTAGGCGGAGGAGCGGCGATCAATGTTTTCTGCAGACAGAATGGGATTAACATAAAAATTGTGGATGCAGGTGTTAATTTTGATTTTCCGGAAGGTTTGGATTTGATCGATAAAAAAGTTCGAAAATCCAGTAGAAATATGATGGAAGAACCGGCAATGACTGCTGAAGAATATCAGCGGGCAGTAGAAAACGGTAAATCTGTTGTTGAAGAAATTGCTAAAACTGGCTGTAATATCATTGGTTTTGGAGAAATGGGAATTGGTAATACTTCGGCTTCCTCGTTAATGATGAGTAAGCTATTCAATATTCCGATTGCAGATTGCGTGGGAAGAGGAACCGGTTTAAATGATGCTCAGTTACAGAATAAAATTGATCTTCTTTCAACATCTGTAGAAAAGTATCCGGATCTTAAAACGATAGACGAAATTGCCCAGACTTTTGGCGGGCTGGAAATTGTGCAGATGATGGGAGCAATGGAAGAAGCATACCGACAGAATATGCTGATTCTTGTTGACGGATTTATCGCTACGGTTGCTATTTCCGTTTTATTTAAAAAGAATCCTGAAATTATAAAGAACTGTATTTTCTGCCATGTCAGTGATGAGTATGCACACATCAAATTGTTAGAATTATTAGGACAAAAAGCTTTGCTGAATCTTAATCTGCGAGTAGGAGAGGGAACAGGTTGTGCATTGGCCTACCCACTGATTCAAAGTGCGGTCAATTTCCTGAACGAAATGTCGAGTTTTGAGGATGCGAATGTTTCAAATAAAGATTAAATGAAAGTCGTCAAGAATGAACTGATTTATTTCGCAACAGCGGTGATGTTCTTCACCCGAATTCCTGTTCCGTTCAAAGTTCCGTATTCAAGTGAAATTATGAACAGATCCCAGAAATACTTTTCCTGGGTGGGATTATTGGTTGGAGCCATTAATGCTGTTGTTTTCTACCTTTCTTTTCAGCTTTTTAATCTTGAAATTGCTATTGTTTTAATGATGGTTTCCAGTGTTTTGCTGACCGGAGCTTTTCACGAGGATGGTTTTACCGATGTATGTGACAGTTTCGGAGGCGGTTACGGAAAAGAGAAAATCATGACCATTATGAAAGACAGCCGTGTAGGAGCTTACGGAGCGATTGGAATTATTTTATTATTTGCCTTAAAGTTTTTCAGCATTAAAGAATTGGGAAGTATTGATATCATGAAAACTTTAGCTATCATTATTTTTGCCCATACTTCAAGCCGGTTTATTTCGGGAACAATGATTTATACCCATCAATACGTCACAGATATTGACGTGAGTAAATCAAAACCATTGGCGAATAAACCGTTGGATGGAAAGTCTTTATTGATAAGTTTTCTGGCTGTTCTTATTGCTTTTTCATTGCTTCCGGATTGGAGGCTAATTCCAGCTTTTGTATTAGCTTATATCGGGAAAATCTACTTGGGTTGGTATTTTAAAAAACATATCGGCGGTTATACCGGAGATTGCTTGGGGACGGTTCAGCAGGTTTGTGAGGTTATATTCTATTTAGGAACCATTATCGTATGGAAATTCATTTAATTCGTCATACCGCAGTAGAAAATCCGGATCATTTGTGTTACGGATTTGCAGAAATGCCTTTGAGAAAAGACTTTGAAGAAGATGTAAAGGATATTCAAATTGATAAAGATTTTGATTTGATAATTTCAAGTCCGTCTCAACGATGTCAGTTATTGGCAAAATATTTTCTGCTGCATTATGAAACTGATGGAAGAATCCGGGAAATGAATTTCGGCGATTGGGAACTGAAAAAATGGTCGGAAATTCCGGAAGTGGAAATCAATCCGTGGTATGAAGATTTCATTACTATAAAAGCCAAAAACGGGGAGAATCTATTAGAAATGAAAAGCCGGGTTTCTGAGTTTTGGAATGAACTGATTTTAAAAGAAGGCATCAATAAAGTCTTAATTATCGCCCACGCCGGAGTTATTCGGCTGATTCTCCATTCTATCCTTCAATTTCCTTTAGAAAATATGTTCAGTATTCAGATTGATTATGGGAAAAAAGTTGTGATTGAAGTAAAAAATAGATTGCTTTCTATTAAAAATATTAATTTATAAAGCTATCGCAGATTTAGCTAATTAGGCAGATTTTGTAAGGGTAATCGTTAATTTTTAGCGGAAAGTTTCCAAGTCTTGAATTTTTGTTTCTTTTGTTTTAAGACAAAAAAAATAATGATTTTAAACAAAACTGCCATTTCAAGAATTCACTTAAAATGACAGTAAAAGTTATTTGAAAATTTTGATGAAGCTGTCTTTTTCCAGGTTTTCCAAAGAAAAATCGAAATCTGCTTCATCTTTATCAGAAGTAATCGTTGCGCCCAATTCTTCAACCAGCTGATTGAAAGAAAATGCTTCATTCCATTGCTGATACAAAGCACGGGTTGCCATTACGGAGACATCGCTATTTCCGGAAACATGAGAATGGCCTGCTCCGAAGTTTAACAGTACAAAACATTGTTTTCCGTCTTTTGGCAATAACATTCCCAAAATTGTTTGTTTCTGAACCGAGCTACATTTAGCTTCAGCAAAGACTTTGTTAGGAGCCATCATATAATCATAGGAAATCTGATCTCCTTTTCCAATTACAATTTTATAACCGCAGTTGGCATCACCGTAGTACACATTGTTTAATACCAAAGTTGGTGTCACCAAGCCTTTGTCGGCATATAAATATTCTACGGCGCCTTGTGGGGCAGAAGTCATATCTCCGGAATACATCAATTGACCATTGTCTTGATTGTAAACTGAATTCCAGCCTATTTTCCCGGCAATATTTAATCCCGAAAGGTCAAGGTCAAAACCTCCCCACGCATCTTCCCAGTAAATTCCGACCGCCATTTGTTCAGCGTAAAATCTTGTTCCGGTAGGAATATTTCCTACAAACATTTTTTCTGAAGTTGGCAAAGCAAATTCTACATTTTCAGGGAAATAGAATTTCTTTCCTGACAGATCATATTTTAATTTTAAATAATCTAAAATGAACTCGTAGTTTGACATATTCACAAATGTATCCTGACCTTTTTTCGCCCACGATTTTCCGTTTCGGATTCTGTATACAAAAGTATCCTGACCATATATTCTTGAATAACAAGCTGACAACGCCTTAAACAAAGCAAATGGAGTGGCATTTTCCAGCCAGTGAAAATCACCGACTTCCAGTAATGTATTCGTAGCATCATTCAACGGATTGGTAATTAATGGCTTATGGTAAGTTTTTGAAAGCTTCGAAATTTTATTAATCATTTTTTGCGCTCTGTTTTTATATGCTAAAAATAAAGGTTTGAAACGGTTGAAAATTTCTGCCAGTTTTTCCAGTCCGAAACTTTCAAATAAATACGTAGGATTGAATGTGCTTTGCTTGATAAGATTGATCAATTC is a window of Candidatus Chryseobacterium colombiense DNA encoding:
- a CDS encoding histidine phosphatase family protein, yielding MEIHLIRHTAVENPDHLCYGFAEMPLRKDFEEDVKDIQIDKDFDLIISSPSQRCQLLAKYFLLHYETDGRIREMNFGDWELKKWSEIPEVEINPWYEDFITIKAKNGENLLEMKSRVSEFWNELILKEGINKVLIIAHAGVIRLILHSILQFPLENMFSIQIDYGKKVVIEVKNRLLSIKNINL
- the cobT gene encoding nicotinate-nucleotide--dimethylbenzimidazole phosphoribosyltransferase, translating into MLAYELQHKIDFKTKPLGALGFLEQLAYKIGMVQQTTSPRLIKPHMVVFAADHGIAAAGVSAYPQEVTYQMVMNFLGGGAAINVFCRQNGINIKIVDAGVNFDFPEGLDLIDKKVRKSSRNMMEEPAMTAEEYQRAVENGKSVVEEIAKTGCNIIGFGEMGIGNTSASSLMMSKLFNIPIADCVGRGTGLNDAQLQNKIDLLSTSVEKYPDLKTIDEIAQTFGGLEIVQMMGAMEEAYRQNMLILVDGFIATVAISVLFKKNPEIIKNCIFCHVSDEYAHIKLLELLGQKALLNLNLRVGEGTGCALAYPLIQSAVNFLNEMSSFEDANVSNKD
- a CDS encoding adenosylcobinamide-GDP ribazoletransferase — translated: MKVVKNELIYFATAVMFFTRIPVPFKVPYSSEIMNRSQKYFSWVGLLVGAINAVVFYLSFQLFNLEIAIVLMMVSSVLLTGAFHEDGFTDVCDSFGGGYGKEKIMTIMKDSRVGAYGAIGIILLFALKFFSIKELGSIDIMKTLAIIIFAHTSSRFISGTMIYTHQYVTDIDVSKSKPLANKPLDGKSLLISFLAVLIAFSLLPDWRLIPAFVLAYIGKIYLGWYFKKHIGGYTGDCLGTVQQVCEVIFYLGTIIVWKFI